In Pirellulaceae bacterium, a single genomic region encodes these proteins:
- a CDS encoding beta-ketoacyl-[acyl-carrier-protein] synthase family protein, whose translation MSRRVVITGCGVVSPLGNTKETLWQALCAGESGVRPLTQFSTATLPMGYGGEVRDFAGKIDDFGPLAPAQKKTIRKGLKVMCREIKMGVAAAQLALTDAGLGADSCDPERTGVIYGSDYIMTDPEEFEAGIRNCLTENGKFEISQWPESGIPQVTPLWLLKYLPNMPACHVAIYNDLRGPNNSITVREASSNLAIAEAYSTIQRGHADMILTGATGSRIHPLRTVHTALQEDLACGDDDPAKVSRPFDLNRKGMVIGEGAGTMVLEELDHAVQREANILGEVVGYGSSTVMDQNAIGNQRQALENVMRQALRTSSLAPQDIGHVHAHGLSTRDCDRAEAVAIEKVFSERAEPVPVAAAKSYFGNLGAAGGMIELISSLMAIRDGKLFKTLNYETPDPECALNLANGREGSAGDSVLNVNVTPQGQASSIVIRRYSA comes from the coding sequence ATGAGTCGACGAGTTGTCATCACTGGTTGCGGCGTCGTTTCCCCGCTCGGAAACACCAAGGAAACGCTCTGGCAGGCTCTCTGTGCCGGCGAGAGTGGCGTTCGTCCTTTAACCCAATTTTCGACGGCAACCCTGCCCATGGGCTACGGCGGCGAGGTCCGTGACTTCGCTGGCAAAATCGACGACTTTGGTCCACTCGCTCCCGCACAAAAAAAGACCATCCGCAAGGGACTCAAGGTCATGTGTCGCGAGATCAAGATGGGCGTGGCTGCCGCACAATTGGCTCTGACCGATGCGGGATTGGGTGCCGACTCATGCGACCCGGAGCGGACGGGCGTCATCTACGGCTCGGATTATATCATGACAGATCCGGAGGAGTTCGAAGCGGGGATTCGCAACTGCCTGACAGAAAACGGGAAATTCGAAATCTCCCAATGGCCCGAATCAGGAATTCCTCAAGTCACCCCCCTCTGGCTGCTGAAGTATCTCCCGAACATGCCTGCCTGTCATGTGGCAATTTACAACGACCTGCGAGGACCCAATAACTCGATTACCGTTCGAGAGGCATCCTCCAACTTGGCGATCGCGGAAGCCTATTCAACCATTCAACGGGGTCACGCGGATATGATTTTGACCGGAGCGACGGGTAGCCGGATCCACCCGCTGCGAACCGTCCACACCGCACTTCAAGAGGATTTGGCCTGTGGCGATGATGATCCGGCAAAAGTCTCTCGCCCCTTCGATCTCAACCGCAAAGGTATGGTGATTGGCGAGGGCGCCGGCACGATGGTTCTCGAAGAACTCGATCATGCGGTACAACGTGAGGCAAACATCCTGGGCGAAGTCGTCGGCTACGGATCATCAACGGTGATGGATCAAAATGCCATCGGAAACCAACGCCAGGCGCTCGAAAACGTGATGCGGCAGGCTTTGCGGACCTCGAGCCTTGCGCCGCAGGACATCGGCCACGTGCATGCCCACGGCTTGTCGACCCGAGACTGCGACCGAGCCGAAGCCGTCGCCATCGAAAAGGTGTTCTCCGAACGAGCTGAACCAGTACCGGTGGCAGCGGCCAAAAGCTATTTTGGTAACCTGGGAGCAGCCGGCGGCATGATCGAACTGATCTCGAGCCTGATGGCCATTCGCGACGGCAAGCTGTTCAAAACTCTCAACTACGAGACACCTGACCCCGAATGCGCATTAAACCTCGCCAACGGTCGAGAGGGATCTGCAGGTGATTCGGTTCTCAATGTGAACGTGACCCCCCAGGGACAGGCCAGTTCGATCGTGATTCGACGTTACTCCGCCTGA